CCCGGCTGGCCAAGGTCGGCCCGATCAAGACCCAGAGCGAGGGGGTCGCGGCGCTGCTGCGGTCCACGGTGACCAGGGTGCACGTGGTGACCCTGTTGGAGGAGATGCCGGTCCAGGAGACGGTCGACTCGATCGCCGAGCTGACCGCGCTCGGTTTCCCGGTCGGTCGGGTGATCGTCAACGCCGTCCGGGCTCCGCTGCTCGCCGGGCGGGCGGTCAGCCAGGCCGAGCTGCGCCGGGGACTGCTCGCCGCCGGCCTGCCGGCCGAGAAGGAGGTCGTCGCCAGGCTGCACGACGAGGCACGGGAGCAGGTTGTCCGGCGCGAGCTGGAGGATTCCCTGCGGGCCGAGCTGGGCGAGCTGGGCCGCCCGTTGACCGAGCTGCCGCTGCTGCCCGACGGGGTCGACCGGGCCGGGCTGGAGACGCTCGCGGCGCAGCTCGTCCGGGCGGATTGACTCACACCTGCCGCCGGCACCGGGCGCGGTCGCCCCGAAGCCCGATACGCTCGTTTGGTGCCTTCCGAAGACGCGGCCCCTCGGCTGGACGTCGACCAGATCCTCGCCGACCCCGGCGTCCGGATCGTGGTCTGTTGCGGTGCGGGCGGCGTGGGCAAGACGACCACGGCCGCCGCTCTCGCGCTGCGCGCTGCGGAGCGACACGGCCGGCGTACGGTGGTGCTCACCATCGACCCGGCCCGCCGGCTGGCCCAGTCGCTCGGCCTGACCGAGCTGGACAACACCCCCCGCCAGGTCAAGGGCATCGACGGCGAGGCCAGCGGCGGTGAGCTGCACGCCATGATGCTGGACATGAAGCGCACCTTCGACGACGTGGTGCTCCAGCACACCGATCCGGCGAAGGCGGCGGAGATCTTCGCCAACCCCTTCTACCAGGCGATGAGTTCGACCTTCGCCGGTACGCAGGAGTACATGGCGATGGAGAAGCTCGGCCAGCTGCACGCCCGGGGCGAGTGGGACCTGATCGTGGTGGACACCCCACCGTCGCGTTCGGCGCTGGACTTCCTGGACGCGCCGGCCCGGCTCTCCCGGTTCCTGGACGGGCGGATGCTGCGGCTGCTGCTGGCTCCGGCGCGTACCGGGGGGCGGAGCATGTTCAGCTTCGTCACCGCCAGCTTCGGGCTGTTCTCGAAGGTGGTACAGAAGGTTCTCGGCGCTCAGCTGCTCACCGACCTGTCCGGCTTCGTCGCCGCGCTGGACTCGATGTTCGGCGGCTTCCGGCAGCGCTCGGAGCAGACGTACCGCATCCTGCAGGCGGCGGAGACGGCGTTTCTGCTGGTCGCGGCCCCGGAACCGGACGCGGTCCGGGAGGCCGCCTACTTCGCGGGCCGGTTGCGTGACGAGCGGATGCCGCTGGCCGGGCTGGTCTTCAACCGGGTGCACCGACCGGCCGCGGGGACCCCGGAGGCCGCGGCCAGCCTGGCCGCCGCGCAGCGCCTGGCCGACCTCGGTGGACACGAGGGCACCGTCGAGGTGTTGCGGGCCCACGCCGCCCTGGCCCAGCAGGCGGTACGCGAGCAGCGGGTGGCCGGCCGGTTCACCACGGAGTTCCCGGAGGTGCCGACGGTGTCGGTGCCGGCACAGCCCGTCGACGTGCACGACGTCGACGGGCTGCGCACGATCGGTACGGCGATCAGCCGACCGTGACCTGCGGGCCGGAGCCCGCGTTGATCAGAATCTTGTCCCTGCCGTCCTTGTCCTTGGCGTCCTTGCGCATGGCCGCCTCGAACATCTTGCGCCAGCTCGCCACCTGCGGGTGTCGACGCAGCAACGCCCGGCGTTCCCGCTCGGTCATGCCACCCCACACGCCGAACTCGATGCGGTTGTCGAGTGCGTCGGCCAGGCATTCGTACCGGACTGGGCAGCTGCGGCAGATCCGCTTGGCGACGTTCTGTTCGGCGCCCTGGACGAACAACGCGTCCGGGTCCCCGTTCTGGCACGCCGCCAGCGCCGGCCAGTCAGTGATCATGCCCATCGTTAAACGTCCCCCCTTGGAGTACAACCGACTTCGTGCGACGCCGCGCCTGTCTCCCCCCGGTCGTCCCGCCGGACCTTCGGTGAGGCGGCGCGGACGACCTGCGGCTGTGTCGCCGTCACCATCATGCTCTGTAGTCGCCTGATTACGCAACGTTGTCGGCCAAATCCATCATTCCGGACACACCCGGCTTACCGGGCGCTCGCCGGCCACTTACCCCGCCCGGCTACGTGAAAACGCTGCGCGACGCCCCGGTTACCGAGGAGACTCACCGTGGTTCACCGCAACCTCCCGCAGGGGGTCGTGCGTTTAGCACAACGAGGTCGGCGCGCGCAGGAAATGGGGAAAGTACGCCCCAGCGCCCCTCGTTCCCTGTTCGCGTACCCTGTCGAGGTGACTTGGATGCGGAAACGTGACCACAATGTCTTCACCAACGCCGCATCGCTGCTCATCTGTGGCCTGTTGGCCGGGGTGGTCGTCGCCGCGGCGGCCTTCCCTGCGGTGGCGATGTCCGGACTGGCGGCCAAGGCGGGTGCCGAGACATTCGGCAACCTGCCCAAGGAGCTGACCGCCGCCCGCCCGCCGCAGATCAGCTACCTGCTGGCCTCGGACGGCAAGACCCCGCTGGCAACCATGTACGACGAGAACCGCCGGGACGTCAAGCTCGCCGACATCTCGCCCCTGATGCAGAAGGCGATCATCTCGGCCGAGGACCACGACTTCTACAAGCACAACGGAGTCGACCTGCAGGGCGTCGCCCGGGCGTTCGTCAACAACCAGTCCGCCGCCAACTCGCGGCAGGGCGCGTCGACGCTCACCATGCAGTACGTCCGGCTGAACATCGCGTACTCGGCGACCCACCCGCAGGACGTGGTGGCCGCGACCGAGGACACCAGCGCCCGCAAGATCCGCGAGATGAACTACGCGCTGCAGGTGGAGAAGGATCTCACCAAGAACGAGATCCTGGAGCGCTACCTGAACATCGCCGCGTTCGGCAACGGCGCGTACGGCGTCTACGCCGCCAGCCAGGTCTACTTCGGCAAGCCGCCGAAGAACCTGAAGATCGAGGAAGCCGCGATGCTGGCCGGCATGGTGAAGGCTCCCACCGACTACAACCCGGCCACCGCCAGCGGCAAGCCGCTCGCCCTGGACCGGCGCAACTACGTGATCCAGAACATGGTCATCACCGGGGCCATCACCCAGCAGGAGGCGGACGCGGCCAAGGCCACCAAGCTCGTGGTCAAGGGCAAGCGGGCCCCGAACGGCTGCGTCGCCACCAACAAGAAGGGCTGGGGCTTCTTCTGCGACTACTTCTACCGCTGGTGGATGAGTCAGGAGGAGTTCGGCTCGACCACGTACGACCGGGAGCGGCGGCTCAAGAGCGGCGGCTACACCGTCACCACCACCCTCGACGTGCAGGCACAGGACGGCGCCGACAAGGCGGTCCGCAAGAGCCTGGGCGTGAACAGCAAGGCGGCCCGGATGGTGGCGGTGGTCGAGCCGGGCAGCGGCCGGGTGCGCGCCCTGGCGGTGAACCGCAACTTCAAGCTCGACGACCCGGACAAGCCAAAGAACAAGATCTCCAGCGACCCGAAGAAGGCCGCGAAGAAGATCCGGGGCAGCTATCCCAACACGGTGAACCCGCTACTCACCGGCGGTGACGGCATCACCGGCTACCAGGCGGGCTCGGTCTTCAAGATCTACACAATCGTGGCCGCGCTGGAGAAGGGCATCCCGTTGGGGTACACCTTCAACTCGCCGCAGCAGTTCAAGTCGGAGTACATCGTGGAGGCGGGCAGCCCGGCCGCCTGTCCGGGCACCAACAACTACTGCCCGACCAACTCCGACCTCAAGCCCGGTGGCCCGCAGACCATGTGGAGTGCGTTCGCCCGGTCGACCAACACCTACTTCGTCCCGCTCCAGCAGCGGGTCGGCGCGGACAACGTGATCGACGTGGCCAAGCGGCTCGGCATCGAGTTCCGGGTGAGCAGCGAGGCGAACTGGGCCAACAACAAGGAGGCCGCGAAGGACTGGGGTGCCTTCACCCTGGGCGTCTCCTCGGTCACCCCGCTCGACCTGGCCAACTCGTACGCCACCCTGGCCGCGGACGGCAAGTACTGCGAGCCGATCCCGGTGCAGGAGATCAAGGACCCGGACGGCAAGAAGCTCGACATCGCCGACCCGCGCTGCAAGAAGGTGATCAGCACCGAGGTGGCCCGCGCCGCCGTGGACGCGGCCCGCTGCCCGGTCGGTGACAACTCCTCCACCAGCCGCTGTGGCGGCAGCCGGACCGCCGCCAACGTCCGGGGGATCGTGGACGCCCCGGTGGCCGGCAAGTCCGGCACCACCGACTCGGAGAAGACCTCCTCCCTGGTGGCGATGACCAAGCAGTACGCGGTCGCCGGCATCATGGCCGACCCGGACTGGCCGCAGACCAACCAGCAGATGGGGCACGGCAATCCCCAGGGCATCAACCCGCCGGTGTACGAGACGCTGCGGGACGCGATGAAGGGCAAGAAGCGGATCAACTTCACCGCGCCGGGGGAGAAGATCTCCGTGGGTGACCAGCGGAGCATCCCGACCGTCGCCTGCCAGTCGCTGGAGAGCGCGAAGTCCCGGATCCAGGGGGCCGGCTTCGAGGCCGTCGTCTCCGACGTCCGGGTCCCGTCGACCTGCCCGCCCGGCACCGCCGCCGGCACCAGCCCGGACGGTCGGACCATAAAGGGTGGTGTGGTCACCATCCAGATCAGCGCCGGCGGAGGCGGCGGCCCCTCCGGGGGCCAGAGTCCAGCCGCCAACCGGGGCAACAACTAGCGGGACTGACAGGCACCACACGTGAGGGGGCGGCACCGACCGGTGCCGCCCCCTTCGTCGTACCCGGGTGTTTCGTCGTGCCCGGGGTGGGTCTGGCCGGGCCCGGGGTGTCGAAGCTCTCAGAGGCCGAGCTGGCGACGTACCTCGGCGGCGACCCGACCACCCTCGGCCCGGCCGGCCACCGCGGCCTGGGCCGCCTTCATCGCCGGGCCCATCTGGCCCTTGCCGGTGAAGCCACCGGCGGCCAGCGCCCCCGAGACCAGCTCGGCCACCTCGGCATCGGAGAGCTGCTTCGGCAGGTACCTGTCGAGCACCTCACCCTCGGCGGTCTCCTTGGCGGCCTGCTCGGTGCGACCGGCGTCGGCGAAGGCGGTCGCGGCCTCCCGCCGCTTCTTCGCCTCCCGGGTCAGCACGGCGAGCACCTCGTCGTCGGAGAGCTCGCGCTTGGCCTTGCCGGCCACCTCGGCGTTGCCCACGGCGGCCAGCGCCATCCGCAACGTGGAGGTGGTCAGCTCGTCGCGCGCCTTGAGCGCGGAACGCATGTCGGCGGTGAGGCGGTCCTTCAGCGTGCTCATGGTCGGTCAAACTACCCTGATCGGCATGCGAAAGCGCACACTATTCCGCCGGCTCGCGGCCGGGACCGTGGTGGCCGGCGCGGCCACCCTCGCCTACGCGTCGCTCGTCGAACGCAACATGTTCACCCTGCGCCGGTTCGACGTGCCGATGCTCCCCGCCGACGCGGAGCCGCTGCGCATCCTGCACCTGTCGGACCTGCACATGATGCCCGACCAGGCCCGCAAGCAGAACTGGGTAGCCTCGCTTGCCGCCCTCGACCCCGACCTGGTCGTGGTGACCGGGGACAACATGGCCGACCCGGCCGCCGTCCCCGGGGTGCTGCGGGCCCTGACCCCGCTGCTGGACCTGCCCGGCGCGTTCGTC
Above is a window of Micromonospora yangpuensis DNA encoding:
- a CDS encoding ArsA family ATPase produces the protein MVPSEDAAPRLDVDQILADPGVRIVVCCGAGGVGKTTTAAALALRAAERHGRRTVVLTIDPARRLAQSLGLTELDNTPRQVKGIDGEASGGELHAMMLDMKRTFDDVVLQHTDPAKAAEIFANPFYQAMSSTFAGTQEYMAMEKLGQLHARGEWDLIVVDTPPSRSALDFLDAPARLSRFLDGRMLRLLLAPARTGGRSMFSFVTASFGLFSKVVQKVLGAQLLTDLSGFVAALDSMFGGFRQRSEQTYRILQAAETAFLLVAAPEPDAVREAAYFAGRLRDERMPLAGLVFNRVHRPAAGTPEAAASLAAAQRLADLGGHEGTVEVLRAHAALAQQAVREQRVAGRFTTEFPEVPTVSVPAQPVDVHDVDGLRTIGTAISRP
- a CDS encoding WhiB family transcriptional regulator, which translates into the protein MGMITDWPALAACQNGDPDALFVQGAEQNVAKRICRSCPVRYECLADALDNRIEFGVWGGMTERERRALLRRHPQVASWRKMFEAAMRKDAKDKDGRDKILINAGSGPQVTVG
- a CDS encoding penicillin-binding protein — its product is MRKRDHNVFTNAASLLICGLLAGVVVAAAAFPAVAMSGLAAKAGAETFGNLPKELTAARPPQISYLLASDGKTPLATMYDENRRDVKLADISPLMQKAIISAEDHDFYKHNGVDLQGVARAFVNNQSAANSRQGASTLTMQYVRLNIAYSATHPQDVVAATEDTSARKIREMNYALQVEKDLTKNEILERYLNIAAFGNGAYGVYAASQVYFGKPPKNLKIEEAAMLAGMVKAPTDYNPATASGKPLALDRRNYVIQNMVITGAITQQEADAAKATKLVVKGKRAPNGCVATNKKGWGFFCDYFYRWWMSQEEFGSTTYDRERRLKSGGYTVTTTLDVQAQDGADKAVRKSLGVNSKAARMVAVVEPGSGRVRALAVNRNFKLDDPDKPKNKISSDPKKAAKKIRGSYPNTVNPLLTGGDGITGYQAGSVFKIYTIVAALEKGIPLGYTFNSPQQFKSEYIVEAGSPAACPGTNNYCPTNSDLKPGGPQTMWSAFARSTNTYFVPLQQRVGADNVIDVAKRLGIEFRVSSEANWANNKEAAKDWGAFTLGVSSVTPLDLANSYATLAADGKYCEPIPVQEIKDPDGKKLDIADPRCKKVISTEVARAAVDAARCPVGDNSSTSRCGGSRTAANVRGIVDAPVAGKSGTTDSEKTSSLVAMTKQYAVAGIMADPDWPQTNQQMGHGNPQGINPPVYETLRDAMKGKKRINFTAPGEKISVGDQRSIPTVACQSLESAKSRIQGAGFEAVVSDVRVPSTCPPGTAAGTSPDGRTIKGGVVTIQISAGGGGGPSGGQSPAANRGNN
- a CDS encoding GatB/YqeY domain-containing protein, encoding MSTLKDRLTADMRSALKARDELTTSTLRMALAAVGNAEVAGKAKRELSDDEVLAVLTREAKKRREAATAFADAGRTEQAAKETAEGEVLDRYLPKQLSDAEVAELVSGALAAGGFTGKGQMGPAMKAAQAAVAGRAEGGRVAAEVRRQLGL